A part of Natator depressus isolate rNatDep1 chromosome 18, rNatDep2.hap1, whole genome shotgun sequence genomic DNA contains:
- the CALML6 gene encoding calmodulin-like protein 6 isoform X2 gives MAETLTPEQITEYKGVFEMFDEEGNGLVKTDELEKLMSLMGINPTKRELVTMAKEVDKDNKGTFNCDSFLVLMGIYHEKAKNQDEELRAAFKVFDKEHKGYIDWNTLKYVLMNAGEPLNEQEAELMMKEADKDGDGTIDYEEFVAMMTGESFKLVQ, from the exons ATG GCTGAGACACTGACACCGGAGCAGATAACAGAGTACAAAGGCGTCTTCGAGATGTTTGATGAAGAGGGCAATGGGCTAGTGAAAACAGATGAACTGGAGAAGCTTATGAGCTTGATGGGAATCAACCCAACCAAGAGAGAGCTGGTGACAATGGCAAAGGAGGTGGACAAAGACA ATAAGGGCACCTTCAACTGCGACAGTTTTCTGGTTTTGATGGGCATTTATCATGAAAAGGCTAAAAACCAGGATGAAGAGCTGAGGGCAGCATTCAAGGTCTTTGATAAGGAACACAAAGGCTACATTGACTGGAATACACTCAA GTATGTACTGATGAACGCTGGAGAACCACTAAATGAACAGGAGGCTGAACTGATGATGAAAGAAGCTGATAAGGATGGAGATGGAACAATTGATTATGAAG AGTTTGTGGCCATGATGACTGGAGAATCCTTTAAGCTTGTTCAGTAG
- the TMEM52 gene encoding transmembrane protein 52, translating into MAGKVHRLCTGWSLLLLQAALCSSQSNCDSPDQCARNNSNWTSLWYVWLILLTVFMLLLCGITASCVKFCCRKKRPPVQTFPRRPYDMTVIAVDGDSTAHSTVTSYSSFQYPQSAPLPLPFGDMDRSNMSPPAYSLYAMELPPSYDEAIKMAKPYIETVLVGQKLNDILESVAPEESNQHQGPSAPVTGEPETQPSSEEPQVAAQGQPQL; encoded by the exons ATGGCTGGCAAGGTGCATCGACTGTGCACGGGctggagcctgctgctgctgcag gcAGCGCTCTGCTCTTCCCAGAGTAACTGCGATAGCCCCGACCA GTGTGCTCGGAATAATTCTAACTGGACTAGCCTGTGGTATGTCTG GCTGATTCTACTGACAGTGTTCATGCTCCTGCTGTGTGGCATCACAGCAAGCTGTGTGAAGTTCTGCTGCCGGAAGAAGAGACCCCCAGTTCAAACATTCCCTAGACGCCCCTACGATATGACGGTCATTGCCGTTGATGGCGATAGCACTGCCCACAGCACCGTGACCT CATACAGCTCTTTCCAGTACCCTCAGAGTGCCCCACTTCCACTTCCATTTGGggatatggataggagcaacaTGTCTCCCCCAGCCTACAGCCTCTATGCCATGGAGTTGCCTCCCTCATATGATGAGGCCATCAAAATGGCTAAGCCCTACATCGAGACAGTGTTGGTGGGCCAGAAACTCAATGACATCCTTGAGTCAGTGGCACCTGAAGAGTCAAATCAGCACCAAGGTCCTTCTGCTCCTGTGACCGGTGAACCGGAGACACAGCCAAGTTCAGAAGAACCACAAGTTGCAGCACAAGGCCAACCTCAGCTCTAG
- the CALML6 gene encoding calmodulin-like protein 6 isoform X1 produces the protein MAETLTPEQITEYKGVFEMFDEEGNGLVKTDELEKLMSLMGINPTKRELVTMAKEVDKDNKGTFNCDSFLVLMGIYHEKAKNQDEELRAAFKVFDKEHKGYIDWNTLKYVLMNAGEPLNEQEAELMMKEADKDGDGTIDYEDVCCQCRGSTLSGRSRGKAGVRGLSLTMADSFISSSKFVTA, from the exons ATG GCTGAGACACTGACACCGGAGCAGATAACAGAGTACAAAGGCGTCTTCGAGATGTTTGATGAAGAGGGCAATGGGCTAGTGAAAACAGATGAACTGGAGAAGCTTATGAGCTTGATGGGAATCAACCCAACCAAGAGAGAGCTGGTGACAATGGCAAAGGAGGTGGACAAAGACA ATAAGGGCACCTTCAACTGCGACAGTTTTCTGGTTTTGATGGGCATTTATCATGAAAAGGCTAAAAACCAGGATGAAGAGCTGAGGGCAGCATTCAAGGTCTTTGATAAGGAACACAAAGGCTACATTGACTGGAATACACTCAA GTATGTACTGATGAACGCTGGAGAACCACTAAATGAACAGGAGGCTGAACTGATGATGAAAGAAGCTGATAAGGATGGAGATGGAACAATTGATTATGAAG ATGTATGTTGCCAGTGCCGGGGGAGCACTTTGTCTGGAAGAAGCAGAGGCAAAGCAGGGGTGAGAGGCTTATCTCTAACAATGGCTGACAGCTTCATTAGCTCCTCAAAGTTTGTTACAGCATAG
- the CALML6 gene encoding calmodulin-like protein 6 isoform X3 encodes MFDEEGNGLVKTDELEKLMSLMGINPTKRELVTMAKEVDKDNKGTFNCDSFLVLMGIYHEKAKNQDEELRAAFKVFDKEHKGYIDWNTLKYVLMNAGEPLNEQEAELMMKEADKDGDGTIDYEEFVAMMTGESFKLVQ; translated from the exons ATGTTTGATGAAGAGGGCAATGGGCTAGTGAAAACAGATGAACTGGAGAAGCTTATGAGCTTGATGGGAATCAACCCAACCAAGAGAGAGCTGGTGACAATGGCAAAGGAGGTGGACAAAGACA ATAAGGGCACCTTCAACTGCGACAGTTTTCTGGTTTTGATGGGCATTTATCATGAAAAGGCTAAAAACCAGGATGAAGAGCTGAGGGCAGCATTCAAGGTCTTTGATAAGGAACACAAAGGCTACATTGACTGGAATACACTCAA GTATGTACTGATGAACGCTGGAGAACCACTAAATGAACAGGAGGCTGAACTGATGATGAAAGAAGCTGATAAGGATGGAGATGGAACAATTGATTATGAAG AGTTTGTGGCCATGATGACTGGAGAATCCTTTAAGCTTGTTCAGTAG